A genomic region of Mus musculus strain C57BL/6J chromosome 7, GRCm38.p6 C57BL/6J contains the following coding sequences:
- the Scgb2b30 gene encoding secretoglobin family 2B member 20-like: MKGTLLLALLVTGELSFQTTESLVPFFKVYASVLSGKRLYQELQIFNATAEEAMDASPESQSYYSLNNFRSILDFISNLLGE; this comes from the exons ATGAAAGGGACCCTTCTGCTGGCCTTGCTGGTGACTGGAGAACTGAGCTTCCAGACAA CAGAATCACTTGTTCCTTTTTTCAAAGTCTATGCAAGTGTTCTCTCTGGAAAAAGATTGTATCAAGAACTCCAGATATTCAATGCTACTGCAGAG GAAGCCATGGACGCCAGCCCAGAATCCCAGTCATACTATAGTCTTAACAATTTTAGATCCATTTTAGACTTTATTTCCAACCTATTAGGAGAATAG